A window of the Lactuca sativa cultivar Salinas chromosome 5, Lsat_Salinas_v11, whole genome shotgun sequence genome harbors these coding sequences:
- the LOC111906349 gene encoding uncharacterized protein LOC111906349, translated as MASTTTAAREHVNEIRKTKFSIGGKANPLTEDLHQAVKNLSAELYAKDVHFLMELIQNAEDNEYPEGVVPSLEFVITSNDITNTGAPATLLVFNNEKGFSVKNIESICSVGRSTKKGLRKRGYIGEKVTSGIGFKSVFLITTQPYIFSNGYQIRFNEKPCEHCNVGYIVPESVEKDPTLSAIQSVYGSSKTLPTTTLVLPLKPVKVKPVKDQLSSIHPEVLLFLSKIRRLSVREVNENPKLNTVSAISISSEKNFVTSKSMDAVSYTVHLTADETGDVIDTECGYYMWKQRFPVKPERKVDARMEVDEWTITLAFPNGTRLKRGSSLPGIYSFLPTETITNFPFIIQADFLLASSRENILWDNKWNQGILDCIPLAFLNAFTSLVKSTENAPVSSLPNMFRFLPVYESSHPKLNHVRDAIKAKLMNEAIVPCESHTEQKLFCKPNEVGRLKPAFWSILNKARRQGVSFSNISSHGAYLLASSFDKSDYNVILDFLEIKPVSHEWYAKCIGSSRLVLGVTEDVYIQLLVFIAESWESCFQNSNMKNIPLIKYIGRDGKDDVFTPASGTNKLMAADSVCISWLHNCNTEFRNSIGNFFLPKATQEAIRSCSQKSTLVKWLRDEMKMKFVTVCEYAKLVSHSLNNDRKLVVTYAHFLHNSFKKEYLGKHEVEELCIDIPIVDNYGNVTKTRSGVLVPAKGSRWVELIGSNPWRQHNYVEMGEDYTRGACYFGMVTSGE; from the exons ATGGCGTCGACGACTACAGCGGCGAGGGAACATGTGAACGAAATCAGGAAGACGAAGTTCTCTATCGGCGGAAAGGCAAATCCGCTAACGGAGGATCTTCATCAGGCGGTTAAGAATCTGTCTGCCGAGCTTTACGCTAAGGACGTGCATTTTTTGATGGAACTTATACAG AACGCTGAGGATAACGAGTATCCGGAAGGGGTTGTTCCATCCTTGGAATTCGTGATTACGTCCAATGACATAACAAACACCGGAGCTCCGGCGACGTTGTTAGTTTTCAACAACGAGAAAGGGTTTTCCGTAAAGAACATTGAGTCGATTTGTAGCGTGGGACGTTCTACTAAGAAAGGTCTCCGTAAGCGTGGTTACATTGGCGAAAAAGTAACCTCTG GAATTGGATTCAAAAGCGTGTTTTTGATAACGACTCAGCCTTATATTTTCAGTAATGGTTATCAGATAAGGTTTAACGAAAAACCTTGTGAGCATTGTAACGTTGGATATATTGTTCCTGAGTCGGTGGAGAAGGATCCAACACTATCTGCCATTCAAAGTGTATATGGTTCGTCTAAAACTCTGCCAACCACAACTCTGGTGTTGCCTCTAAAACCAGTGAAGGTCAAACCAGTCAAGGATCAGCTTTCAAGCATCCATCCTGAAGTTCTCTTGTTTCTTTCAAAAATAAGGCGGCTTTCTGTCAGGGAAGTCAATGAGAATCCTAAGCTTAACACTGTAAGTGCAATATCCATTTCCAGTGAGAAAAACTTTGTTACTTCAAAGAGCATGGATGCTGTTTCTTATACAGTTCATCTCACTGCTGATGAAACTGGTGATGTAATAGACACAGAATGTGGGTACTACATGTGGAAACAAAGGTTTCCTGTGAAGCCTGAAAGGAAAGTGGATGCTAGAATGGAGGTAGATGAGTGGACAATCACTCTCGCTTTTCCAAATGGGACAAGACTCAAAAGAGGGTCAAGTCTGCCTGGAATCTACTCCTTTCTACCAACAGAAACAATCACAAATTTTCCATTCATTATCCAAGCAGACTTCCTCTTGGCATCTTCAAGGGAAAATATCCTCTGGGACAACAAATGGAACCAGGGAATTCTTGATTGCATTCCCCTGGCTTTTCTAAATGCGTTTACCTCACTGGTGAAATCAACAGAAAATGCTCCTGTTTCCAGTCTCCCAAACATGTTTAGGTTCTTACCTGTCTACGAGTCATCTCATCCAAAACTGAACCATGTCAGGGATGCCATCAAAGCTAAGCTGATGAACGAGGCTATTGTCCCATGTGAGTCACACACTGAACAGAAGTTGTTTTGTAAACCCAATGAAGTTGGCAGGCTGAAGCCTGCTTTTTGGAGCATACTGAACAAGGCAAGGAGACAAGGTGTTAGTTTTTCTAATATTTCGTCTCATGGAGCGTATCTTCTGGCTTCTTCGTTTGATAAAAGTGATTACAATGTGATTCTGGATTTTTTGGAAATCAAACCTGTAAGCCATGAATGGTATGCCAAATGCATTGGGAGCTCGAGACTTGTATTGGGTGTCACAGAAGATGTTTATATACAGCTTCTGGTATTCATCGCAGAGAGTTGGGAGTCTTGTTTTCAAAATTCCAACATGAAGAATATACCACTGATAAAGTATATTGGGCGAGATGGAAAAGATGATGTATTTACGCCGGCCTCTGGTACAAACAAGCTTATGGCTGCAGATTCGGTTTGTATTTCCTGGTTGCATAACTGCAACACAGAGTTCAGAAACTCAATAGGTAATTTTTTTCTGCCTAAAGCCACACAAGAAGCCATACGATCATGTTCGCAGAAGTCAACACTAGTAAAATGGCTTAGAGATGAGATGAAAATGAAGTTTGTGACAGTTTGTGAATATGCCAAGCTTGTTAGTCATTCACTCAACAATGACCGCAAGCTGGTTGTTACTTATGCCCATTTCCTTCACAACTCTTTTAAAAAGGAGTATTTAGGGAAACATGAAGTTGAGGAGCTGTGTATTGATATACCCATAGTTGATAACTATGGGAATGTTACtaaaacaagaagtggagttctTGTACCTGCGAAAGGAAGCAGATGGGTGGAGTTGATTGGTTCAAATCCTTGGAGGCAGCATAATTATGTTGAGATGGGTGAAGATTATACACGTGGTGCTTGCTATTTTGGTATGGTGACATCTGGTGAATAG